Part of the Candidatus Zixiibacteriota bacterium genome, TTTTTCATTTCTCCTCCATTTTTATTTTCCGACCAATTTCTTACCAGCTATCGGGTTAAATTATTAACCCCGGAACATTTTACTTGCTTTAGTAAAATTCCCGCTCAATTTAATTAATCTACGTTATCTATGCAAGAACTTTTAATAGAATTTATTATCCTTTTAGTTCTTTTACTTTTTTTCAAACAACCTCTGCCAATATCGTCAGGAAATCCGCCGCGGCGGACTGACGACGCATAAATGGTAAACTTTAAGTTGGCGCACAAGAACATATGCCAACCACTGCAACCTTATAATATCAATACAATCAGAATGATTATTTATTCCCTGAAATATTAGGAATCAAAGTTGGCGCACGAGGACGTACGCCAACCACCTGGACCGATGTTGCCAGGAAAAGCTTCCTGATGGTACATGAAACATTAATTAAACGACATATTGTCATTGCTATGTCAACAATATATTAGCAATATGTTTTTCTGAAAAAAGTAAAATTTTGTAAAAAAGTTCTTGACAGTCTGAAATAATTGAGTATAATTTACACGCAGGGTGAAACATCCTCGCTAAGGTAGTTCCAGCCCCCCTCTACCTTAGCATAGTTTCACCCTCTTTTTTTATGCCTGTTTTTGCATCAGCCTGACATGATTGGTAAATATCCACCCCTTTTTGTTGATATAAGCCTCTAACCTGTATAAACCCGGTTCTAATGTTCTGATAGAAAAATCTTTCCCTTTATCGGAAAAAACAATTTGGCCATTGCAAATTAGTCTAATATCAGCTCTTTGCGGCAGATACGCTTTTATTATTGTATTCTTATCCCAGTTTAATTCATCCCCGCAAATGGCTTTACCGGATGAATTCTCAGCGATAAATTTAAAGCTCTGAGCATCACCCCATCGGTAATTCGAAATAAATGCCCGGCAATTTCTAAGCGCGTTATAGATTTCCAGCTTATATGCTTTGAAATCGCTTGATACAGATTTAGGCAGCAAAATATGAGTTCGGATTGCTTTAAACTGCACCTTGTATGGAAACACCGTAATCCTCAATGGTCCAAGGCGGTAAGGGTAAGCGTGAACATCAATAGAACCGACACCGAGTACTTTTCTTTTAAGGTTAACCTCATCCCAGATTTTCAGTATCATATCAGTTGGAGCCTTTAAAGCCCGTCTGGGCATAAATGCCTGCTTTATCATATTCCAGCGGTTTAATAGCTCCATCCACTGTGACATATGGTTCCATATTTCAATGCCGTCATAACCATCAACTTGCCATTTAGTCCAGGGATAGCCGGGATATTTCGACAACTCGGTGCGCACTTCATCCGGATGAGCTATAATCCCAAGGCCGCCATTTTGTTTTACGAGGGGAACATACTGTTCAGCCTGCAAATTCGATGGCAGAACCTCGTTAAGTCCAAATGCCAGATAATGATTTTTATCATCTGGATCATTAATCTCATAGCCGATTATTACAGCGGTATTGCCATAAAAACCCTCAATTCCCTGATGATAAGGCTCTAAGGTCATGTGGTCTGAAACCATGATAAAATCAAGATTTACCTCATTGGCTATAGAGGCAATATCCTGAATGGATTTAGTGCCATCGGAAAATTTTGAATGTATATGTATTGCGCCTACAATTTCTTTATAATTATCTGGCATCAGGAACCTTTCTCAAAATAATCAAGCCAACAACCATCAACAGGAAAAGCGCCTCAATGGCGAATTTATATTTTATTACGCCAAACGGCTCGGCAAAATAAATAATCAACCCCCAGATTACAGGACCGATAACCGCCGCCAGCCTGCCGGATAAGGCATATAACCCGAAGAACTCGCCGAATCTCTCTGATTTGCCGAGCAGGTTTATCATAAGCGGCCGGTCGGATGTCCATACTCCGCCAAGACCGGTTCCGGCTATGCTTCCCCAGAAATATAATAATAGTTTATTTGCAAAAAACACAATCCCGGTTAGGGCAACAAGCCAGAGAATCACAGCCAAAATCAGCATGATTTTGGGGCCGAAACGCTGGGTTAGCAATCCCCAGACATAAGAGCCGATAATTGTGAAAAAGGTAACTACTATCAGAAAGAATGTTACCTCATCAAGACCGAAACCAGCGGCGGTGTTGTCATCAAACCCAACTGCCCGCACAAGATATACAGCCATAAACAGGATAACGGTTTCCATCGCCTCGACGATGAAGAATCTGCCTACGAAAAATCGTAAAAGACCGGGTATTTTTGACGCTCTTTTTAATGAAATGATTAAGCCTTTGCGGTATGATTTTTCATCGGGTTTTATGGCCGTTGTTTTTTTATCCTTTACCCATATAAATATTGGCAATGAAAAAATGAAAAACAGGATGGCAGTCCAGATATACGGCGACAGCATTTTTGATGATAATATAGCTACAATAAATAAGCCGGCAACACTGCCCAGATACCCCAGCGAAACGCCTAACCCGGAGACATAGCCGGTCTTGCCGGGCGGTGCGACAGCCGGCAAAAGAGCGTTGTAAAATGTTAGCGCCGATTGATAGCAATATACCGCCAAGCCAAAAAGAATCAGCTCTATCAGGAGTATGTTTATTTGATTCAAGCAAGCGGTAATCAAGCAGCAAGCTATGGTAAATATAATCAAGGGGATCTTTTTATTGTTGCGCTGGTCGGCAATGACTCCCAAAACAGGCATGGTTAGCGCAACTAATATCATCGCCGCCGAGCGCGATATGCCTATTTGCAGGTCGGTCCCCCCTAATGAGACAATCACCAAAACCGGAAAATAGCGGGATACAATGTTCATTGAAAATATTGTATTGGCGAAATCGTAGCTTGCCCAGCTTATTACTTTGGAATTCATTTTATTACAGCCGTTAAAAGGGCGGCTCCGATTATCGACCCAAGAAAATCTACCGCTAAGTCTTTAAGCGATGAATGCTCAGCCGGTTTTGTGCTGTCGATTATCTCTTTGATGCCGCCAAGACTGAAACTTGCCGTAAAGCCAATGATTATTGCTTCGTTTTTATCTGTATCAAAATGGTTATGCATGACAAACCCGGTTCCTGCCGCAGCTGCAATAGATAAGCTAAAATGCTGGAGTTTATCCATTGCGAAAAAACTGTCGCTGTTATTTTCACCGGCAAAAGAATTTGAGCAGGCGATGATTAGTATGAGAGCGGTGAGAATTTTAGCCGTAGGGAAGTATTGCATCAGCCTAAGGCGGACGCCC contains:
- a CDS encoding MFS transporter, whose translation is MNSKVISWASYDFANTIFSMNIVSRYFPVLVIVSLGGTDLQIGISRSAAMILVALTMPVLGVIADQRNNKKIPLIIFTIACCLITACLNQINILLIELILFGLAVYCYQSALTFYNALLPAVAPPGKTGYVSGLGVSLGYLGSVAGLFIVAILSSKMLSPYIWTAILFFIFSLPIFIWVKDKKTTAIKPDEKSYRKGLIISLKRASKIPGLLRFFVGRFFIVEAMETVILFMAVYLVRAVGFDDNTAAGFGLDEVTFFLIVVTFFTIIGSYVWGLLTQRFGPKIMLILAVILWLVALTGIVFFANKLLLYFWGSIAGTGLGGVWTSDRPLMINLLGKSERFGEFFGLYALSGRLAAVIGPVIWGLIIYFAEPFGVIKYKFAIEALFLLMVVGLIILRKVPDAR
- a CDS encoding histidinol-phosphatase, whose amino-acid sequence is MPDNYKEIVGAIHIHSKFSDGTKSIQDIASIANEVNLDFIMVSDHMTLEPYHQGIEGFYGNTAVIIGYEINDPDDKNHYLAFGLNEVLPSNLQAEQYVPLVKQNGGLGIIAHPDEVRTELSKYPGYPWTKWQVDGYDGIEIWNHMSQWMELLNRWNMIKQAFMPRRALKAPTDMILKIWDEVNLKRKVLGVGSIDVHAYPYRLGPLRITVFPYKVQFKAIRTHILLPKSVSSDFKAYKLEIYNALRNCRAFISNYRWGDAQSFKFIAENSSGKAICGDELNWDKNTIIKAYLPQRADIRLICNGQIVFSDKGKDFSIRTLEPGLYRLEAYINKKGWIFTNHVRLMQKQA